The following proteins come from a genomic window of Kitasatospora sp. NBC_01246:
- a CDS encoding ECF transporter S component — MTAVRIPGRARIVVALAAFIGLTAFTWPFVVAPGTFGSNYAPPLIFGALLVLVLAIVIAEISAGGIDAKALAMLGVLSAVNAGLRPLGAGTAGVETVFFILVLAGRVFGPGFGFTLGCTSLFASALLTGGVGPWMPYQMFGCAFVGMLAGLLPPARRRWEVPMLAAYGALSGYLFGFLLNLSFWPFSTDPNSSIAYLPGLPFTEQWHRYLLFDLATSLGWDTGRAVTTFTAVLVVGPAVLTVFRRAARRANFEPTVRFEAADHSDAPPAQEHPARPAGSAPS, encoded by the coding sequence ATGACCGCCGTCCGCATCCCCGGCCGGGCCCGCATCGTCGTCGCCCTGGCCGCCTTCATCGGCCTGACCGCCTTCACCTGGCCGTTCGTCGTCGCCCCCGGGACGTTCGGCTCCAACTACGCCCCACCCCTGATCTTCGGCGCCCTGCTCGTCCTGGTCCTCGCCATCGTCATCGCCGAGATCTCGGCCGGCGGCATCGACGCCAAGGCCCTCGCCATGCTCGGCGTCCTCTCGGCCGTCAACGCAGGACTCCGACCCCTCGGCGCCGGCACCGCCGGGGTGGAGACCGTCTTCTTCATCCTCGTCCTCGCCGGCCGCGTCTTCGGCCCCGGCTTCGGCTTCACCCTCGGCTGCACCTCGCTGTTCGCCTCCGCCCTGCTCACCGGAGGCGTCGGCCCCTGGATGCCCTACCAGATGTTCGGCTGCGCCTTCGTCGGCATGCTCGCCGGGCTGCTCCCACCGGCCCGGCGCCGCTGGGAGGTGCCGATGCTGGCCGCCTACGGGGCTTTGTCCGGCTACCTGTTCGGCTTCCTGCTCAACCTCTCCTTCTGGCCGTTCTCGACCGACCCGAACAGCTCCATCGCCTACCTCCCCGGCCTGCCCTTCACCGAACAGTGGCACCGCTACCTGCTCTTCGACCTCGCCACCTCGCTCGGCTGGGACACCGGCCGCGCCGTCACCACCTTCACCGCCGTGCTCGTCGTCGGACCGGCCGTGCTGACCGTTTTCCGCCGCGCGGCCCGGCGCGCCAACTTCGAGCCCACGGTGCGTTTCGAGGCTGCGGACCACTCCGACGCCCCACCCGCTCAAGAACATCCCGCACGGCCGGCCGGATCGGCGCCCTCCTGA
- a CDS encoding tyrosine-type recombinase/integrase — translation MASADGRRRQQCRSGYPTRKAACQALEHALDYERTGLNLDDDLTVAGYLTEWLRTKQDVLKPTTYARYRDHVHNDLIPAFGRLKPSDPRERHLTGWNGAELARGRGRTSVYRAGATLSSALNTAVRTRRPADNPACFAVMPRPFAPERICWTPSQAAAFLRHNHDAYGDQLADAFEVLLGTGLRRGELLGLHWPEVHLAEQMLLVRWSPTAVPAGLPVRPRRAARVSNPGN, via the coding sequence ATGGCCTCAGCTGACGGGCGCCGCCGCCAGCAGTGCCGCAGCGGCTACCCGACCCGCAAGGCAGCCTGCCAAGCGCTGGAACACGCCCTCGATTACGAGCGCACCGGCCTCAACCTCGATGACGACCTGACGGTCGCCGGCTATCTGACCGAGTGGCTGCGCACCAAGCAGGACGTCCTCAAGCCCACCACTTACGCCCGCTACCGCGACCATGTACACAACGACCTCATCCCGGCCTTCGGCCGACTCAAGCCGTCCGACCCGCGCGAGCGGCACCTCACCGGCTGGAACGGCGCCGAGCTGGCCCGAGGGCGGGGGCGCACCAGCGTCTACCGTGCCGGTGCCACCCTCTCCAGCGCTCTGAACACCGCGGTCCGCACCCGGCGACCGGCCGACAATCCGGCGTGCTTCGCCGTCATGCCCCGCCCCTTCGCGCCCGAGCGGATCTGCTGGACTCCGTCGCAGGCTGCGGCGTTCCTGCGGCATAACCACGACGCCTACGGCGACCAGCTGGCGGATGCCTTCGAGGTGCTGCTGGGCACTGGGTTGCGTCGCGGGGAACTGCTGGGCCTGCACTGGCCAGAGGTCCACCTGGCCGAGCAGATGCTGCTGGTGCGGTGGAGCCCCACTGCCGTCCCGGCAGGCTTGCCCGTGCGGCCGCGGCGCGCCGCGCGAGTGTCCAATCCCGGGAACTGA
- a CDS encoding CbiQ family ECF transporter T component, which produces MLDKRDTASPQRVPGLGAAGRRAPRNLHPLAWWTWALALATAASRTTNPLLLLLVLAVLGYVVTARRSEAPWARGFTYYLWVALTVVAIRVVFRCVFATGITPHDHLLFSLPHIPTPAWYAGIRIGGPVSLEATLSAAFDGLRLACLICCIGAANTLANPKRALRVLPGALYELGVAVTVSLSVAPQLVQSVQRVARARRLRAGQRKGVRALRGIVVPVLEDALERSLSLAAAMDSRGYGRSGTASRRSRRLTGTLMLLGMCGLCAGVYGLLDGTAPAALGLPAFLAGAVLCVAGLVLGGRRVRRTTYRPHRWRAAEWAVAGCGVTAAVLLFATVGYDATELNPSLYPLTWPALPLVPVLALLLAGAAGIVSPPPGRTPERPTDTATGARRSSNGVSVSVGVSTDRTTSEVST; this is translated from the coding sequence ATGCTCGACAAGCGCGACACGGCCTCCCCGCAGCGCGTCCCCGGCCTGGGCGCGGCGGGCCGACGCGCCCCGCGGAACCTGCACCCGCTGGCCTGGTGGACGTGGGCATTGGCCCTGGCGACGGCGGCCAGCCGCACCACCAACCCGCTGCTGCTCCTGCTCGTCCTCGCCGTGCTCGGCTACGTGGTCACCGCCCGCCGCAGCGAAGCCCCGTGGGCGCGCGGGTTCACCTACTACCTGTGGGTGGCCCTGACCGTGGTGGCGATCCGGGTGGTCTTCCGGTGCGTCTTCGCCACCGGCATCACCCCGCATGACCACCTGCTCTTCTCCCTGCCGCACATCCCCACCCCGGCCTGGTACGCGGGCATCCGGATCGGCGGACCGGTCTCGCTGGAGGCCACGCTCTCCGCGGCCTTCGACGGGCTGCGGCTGGCGTGCCTGATCTGCTGCATCGGCGCGGCGAACACCCTGGCCAACCCCAAGCGTGCCCTGCGGGTGCTGCCCGGGGCTCTGTACGAGCTCGGCGTGGCCGTCACGGTGTCGCTGAGCGTCGCGCCGCAGCTGGTGCAGAGCGTCCAACGCGTGGCCCGGGCCCGGCGGTTGCGCGCCGGACAGCGCAAGGGCGTACGTGCGTTGCGCGGCATCGTGGTGCCGGTCCTGGAGGACGCGCTGGAACGCTCGCTCAGCCTGGCCGCCGCGATGGACTCGCGCGGCTACGGGCGTTCCGGCACCGCCTCGCGGCGCTCCCGCCGGCTCACCGGAACCCTGATGCTGCTCGGCATGTGCGGCCTGTGCGCCGGGGTGTACGGCTTGCTGGACGGCACGGCCCCCGCCGCGCTCGGCCTGCCCGCCTTCCTCGCGGGTGCCGTCCTCTGCGTGGCGGGCCTCGTCCTCGGCGGGCGGCGGGTGCGGCGCACCACCTACCGGCCGCACCGCTGGCGGGCCGCCGAGTGGGCGGTCGCCGGCTGCGGGGTGACCGCCGCCGTCCTGCTGTTCGCCACGGTCGGCTACGACGCCACCGAACTCAACCCCTCCCTCTACCCGCTGACCTGGCCGGCGCTGCCGCTCGTCCCGGTGCTCGCCCTGCTGCTGGCGGGCGCCGCCGGGATCGTCTCCCCGCCACCCGGCCGTACCCCCGAACGGCCCACCGACACCGCCACAGGTGCCCGCCGAAGCAGCAACGGCGTCAGCGTCAGCGTCGGCGTCAGCACCGACCGCACGACCTCCGAGGTGAGCACGTGA
- a CDS encoding glycosyltransferase gives MSRFGPTRGQTRKQARGPAFVRQPRDLTREGRTKPGHIPDLRHAGPGRIVVLVPAHNEEALIAETLESLAAQTRPPDEVIVVADRCTDQTARISTAHGAKAVETVGNTQDKAGALNQVLDRLLPQLGDDDAVMVMDSDTSLSPQFIAEAARRLRHQEPDQSPIGGVGAIFFGYPLRGLVCHLQNNEYVRYARELHRRHGRADVLTGTATLYPVHALRHVHEARAHGSLPRGRDVYDVESLTEDNELTLALKHLGYRCVSPCACIVGTELMPTWSRLYYQRLRWQRGALDNLKAYGTTRVTLPYICRQLLTYLSVAFVPFFLTVLLYYTITKGFPGWPWFWLAITSIAAFERVWATKRGGWKALLLAAMIVPEVLFDQFLNVIYTKALIDLLTGAGATWERTQSRTRRRRAAITTAAGFTLLLAAVVGLALACIALGIAWTLIAAFVLCGVAAAVVRLSRLHPLGLLLSLPSGEQPRGEIPPWRQ, from the coding sequence GTGAGCCGGTTCGGACCGACACGGGGACAGACGCGCAAGCAGGCGCGCGGGCCGGCGTTCGTACGCCAGCCCAGGGACCTCACGCGGGAGGGCCGCACCAAGCCCGGGCACATCCCGGACCTGCGCCACGCCGGGCCGGGACGGATCGTCGTGCTGGTACCGGCCCACAACGAGGAAGCGCTCATCGCCGAGACCCTGGAGTCCCTGGCGGCTCAGACCAGACCCCCGGACGAGGTCATCGTGGTCGCCGACCGCTGCACCGACCAGACCGCTCGGATCAGTACCGCCCACGGAGCCAAGGCCGTCGAAACGGTCGGCAACACCCAGGACAAGGCAGGCGCGCTCAACCAGGTCCTGGACCGGCTGCTGCCGCAGCTGGGCGACGACGACGCCGTCATGGTCATGGACTCCGACACCTCGCTGTCCCCCCAGTTCATCGCCGAGGCGGCCCGGCGCCTGCGCCACCAGGAGCCCGACCAGTCGCCCATCGGCGGCGTCGGCGCCATCTTCTTCGGCTACCCCCTGCGCGGCCTGGTCTGCCACCTCCAGAACAACGAGTACGTGCGCTACGCCCGTGAACTCCACCGCCGCCACGGCCGCGCCGACGTCCTGACCGGCACCGCCACCCTCTACCCCGTCCACGCCCTGCGTCACGTCCACGAAGCCCGCGCCCATGGCTCACTGCCCCGAGGTCGCGACGTCTACGACGTGGAGTCACTGACCGAGGACAACGAGCTCACCCTCGCACTCAAACACCTCGGCTACCGCTGCGTGTCACCGTGCGCCTGCATCGTGGGCACCGAACTCATGCCCACCTGGTCGCGGCTGTACTACCAGCGGCTGCGCTGGCAACGCGGCGCCCTGGACAACCTCAAGGCCTACGGCACCACCCGGGTCACCCTGCCCTACATCTGCCGGCAACTGCTCACCTACCTCAGCGTGGCCTTCGTCCCCTTCTTCCTCACCGTCCTGCTCTACTACACCATCACCAAGGGATTCCCCGGGTGGCCGTGGTTCTGGCTCGCGATCACCTCCATCGCCGCCTTCGAACGCGTCTGGGCCACCAAACGCGGCGGATGGAAGGCCCTGCTGCTGGCCGCCATGATCGTGCCCGAGGTCCTCTTCGACCAGTTCCTCAACGTGATCTACACCAAAGCACTCATCGACCTCCTGACCGGCGCGGGCGCCACCTGGGAACGCACCCAAAGCCGCACCCGCCGCCGGCGCGCGGCGATCACGACAGCGGCGGGCTTCACCCTCCTCCTCGCCGCCGTCGTGGGCCTGGCCCTCGCCTGCATCGCCCTCGGCATCGCCTGGACCCTCATCGCGGCCTTCGTGCTGTGCGGTGTCGCCGCGGCCGTCGTCCGCCTCAGCCGCCTCCACCCCCTCGGCCTGCTCCTGTCTCTCCCCAGCGGCGAACAGCCCCGCGGCGAAATCCCGCCCTGGCGTCAGTGA
- a CDS encoding ABC transporter ATP-binding protein: MIRFDRVSVVYDGETTPVLRDVDLHIPEGELCLVVGRTGAGKSTLLGAVNGLVPHFTGGTLRGRVTVDGRDTAHHPPRELADVVGVVGQDPLAGFTTDTVEEELAYVMEQLAIPPEVMRKRVEETLDLLGLADLRHRALYELSGGQQQRVAIGSVLTAHPRVLVLDEPTSALDPTAAEEVLAAITRLVHDLGVTVLLAEHRLERVVQYADRVAYLPGDGTVVHGPPAEVFRTTAIAPPVVDLGRLAGWEPLPLSVRDARRAAAPLRERLAARPAPAPRRAPAAGETVLSAERVVVRYGPVAAVREVGLELRAGEVTALMGRNGSGKSSLLWALQGSGPRQGGSVKVTGVESGPAKDPKRLPAAQARHLVGLVPQTPTDLLYLETVAQELTQSDLEARQAAGPTARQILDRLAPGIPDDTHPRDLSEGQKLALVLAIQLAAAPRVVLLDEPTRGLDYHAKEALTGIVDALAAEGRTVVVSTHDVEFVASAADRVVVMAEGEIVADGPTAEVIVASPTFAPQTAKILAPLDYLTTRQVTEALAVAEAAR; this comes from the coding sequence GTGATCCGATTCGACCGGGTCAGCGTGGTGTACGACGGCGAGACCACGCCCGTCCTGCGCGACGTCGACCTGCACATCCCGGAGGGCGAGCTCTGCCTGGTGGTCGGCCGCACCGGCGCCGGCAAGTCCACCCTGCTCGGCGCCGTCAACGGCCTGGTGCCGCACTTCACCGGCGGCACCCTGCGCGGCCGGGTCACCGTGGACGGCCGCGACACCGCCCACCACCCGCCGCGCGAACTCGCCGACGTGGTCGGCGTGGTGGGCCAGGACCCGCTGGCCGGCTTCACCACCGACACGGTGGAGGAGGAACTGGCCTACGTCATGGAGCAGTTGGCGATCCCACCGGAGGTCATGCGCAAGCGCGTCGAGGAGACCCTCGACCTGCTCGGCCTGGCCGACCTGCGCCACCGCGCCCTGTACGAGCTCTCCGGCGGCCAGCAGCAGCGCGTCGCCATCGGCTCGGTGCTCACCGCGCACCCCCGCGTCCTGGTCCTGGACGAACCGACCTCCGCACTCGACCCGACCGCCGCCGAGGAGGTACTCGCCGCGATCACCCGGCTCGTCCACGACCTCGGCGTCACCGTCCTGCTGGCCGAACACCGCCTGGAACGCGTCGTCCAGTACGCCGACCGGGTCGCCTACCTGCCCGGCGACGGCACCGTCGTGCACGGGCCGCCCGCCGAGGTCTTCCGGACCACCGCGATCGCGCCGCCCGTCGTCGACCTCGGCCGCCTGGCCGGCTGGGAGCCCCTGCCGCTGTCCGTCCGCGACGCCCGCCGAGCCGCCGCACCGCTGCGGGAACGCCTGGCCGCACGCCCGGCACCGGCACCGCGTCGCGCACCGGCGGCCGGGGAGACCGTACTGTCCGCCGAGCGGGTCGTGGTGCGCTACGGGCCGGTGGCCGCCGTCCGGGAGGTCGGGCTGGAACTGCGGGCGGGCGAGGTCACCGCGCTGATGGGCCGTAACGGCTCCGGCAAGTCCTCGCTGCTGTGGGCCCTCCAGGGCTCCGGACCCCGCCAGGGCGGCAGCGTGAAGGTCACCGGCGTCGAGAGCGGTCCGGCCAAGGACCCCAAGCGCCTCCCCGCGGCTCAGGCCCGGCACCTGGTCGGACTCGTCCCGCAGACCCCCACCGACCTCCTGTACCTGGAGACGGTCGCCCAGGAGCTCACCCAGAGCGACCTGGAGGCCCGCCAGGCCGCCGGGCCGACCGCACGGCAGATCCTCGACCGCCTCGCCCCCGGGATCCCCGACGACACCCACCCCCGGGACCTCTCCGAGGGGCAGAAGCTGGCGCTCGTCCTGGCGATCCAACTGGCTGCCGCACCAAGGGTCGTGCTGCTGGACGAACCCACCCGGGGGCTCGACTACCACGCGAAGGAAGCACTCACCGGCATCGTGGACGCCCTCGCCGCCGAAGGCCGTACGGTCGTCGTCTCCACCCACGACGTCGAGTTCGTCGCCTCCGCCGCCGACCGCGTGGTCGTGATGGCCGAGGGCGAGATCGTCGCCGACGGCCCCACCGCCGAGGTCATCGTCGCCTCACCCACCTTCGCCCCGCAGACCGCCAAGATCCTCGCCCCGCTGGACTACCTGACCACCCGGCAGGTGACCGAGGCCCTCGCGGTGGCGGAGGCCGCCCGATGA
- a CDS encoding PP2C family protein-serine/threonine phosphatase, with amino-acid sequence MSVERRSAAAGPDRTEGFGERLLGGLLDQAHELPPRLIAPSVADAVNGFGGRDPALLLQDYGQLVLVPLPGRGLAPREPVPIDGSPAGAAFLRGVPVEVPQRDGVRLYLPLLDGGDEVGVLALTLDSVDDDDRRLLRRFAALVADLLITKSGYTDRIFQARRLEPMSVAAEIQWSLLPPLSMAVPRVAVAGILEPAYQVAGDSFDYALNDDFLHVATIDAMGHGLDAATMATVAIGAYRHARRADIGLAEIYAFMDRAIAQQFGPDHFVTAQMMRLDTVTGRLEWVNAGHPAPLLIRDHVVVERLEGATTLPVGFGGEEPVVSERVLRHGDRVLCFTDGLVEEREAGGEQFGEEQLIDWVDRVERSQDGVRAVVRALSHILKEKRGGHTSDDATLFLIEWRGDHGTPPPRS; translated from the coding sequence ATGAGCGTTGAGCGGCGGTCTGCCGCAGCGGGGCCGGACCGGACGGAGGGGTTCGGCGAACGGCTGCTGGGCGGGCTGCTCGATCAGGCCCACGAGCTTCCGCCTCGGCTGATCGCTCCGTCGGTCGCCGACGCGGTGAACGGGTTCGGCGGCCGTGACCCGGCGCTCCTGTTGCAGGACTACGGCCAACTGGTGCTGGTGCCGCTTCCCGGCCGGGGGCTGGCTCCCCGGGAGCCGGTGCCGATCGACGGTTCACCGGCGGGTGCGGCCTTCCTACGCGGTGTCCCCGTCGAGGTGCCGCAGCGCGACGGCGTGCGGCTGTACCTGCCGTTGCTGGACGGCGGCGACGAGGTCGGGGTACTGGCTCTCACGCTGGACAGTGTCGATGACGACGATCGGCGGCTCCTTCGCCGGTTCGCCGCCCTGGTCGCGGATCTGCTGATCACCAAGAGCGGCTACACCGACCGGATCTTCCAGGCCCGGCGCCTGGAACCGATGAGCGTGGCGGCGGAGATCCAGTGGTCTCTGCTGCCACCACTGTCGATGGCGGTGCCGCGGGTAGCCGTGGCGGGCATCCTCGAACCCGCCTACCAGGTGGCCGGCGACAGCTTCGACTACGCGCTCAACGACGACTTCCTGCACGTGGCCACGATCGACGCGATGGGTCATGGCCTGGACGCCGCCACCATGGCGACCGTCGCGATCGGTGCGTACCGGCACGCCCGGCGGGCCGACATCGGACTGGCCGAGATCTACGCGTTCATGGACCGGGCGATCGCCCAGCAGTTCGGACCCGACCACTTCGTCACCGCGCAGATGATGCGCCTGGACACCGTGACCGGCCGGCTCGAGTGGGTCAACGCCGGCCATCCCGCGCCGCTGCTGATCCGCGACCACGTCGTCGTCGAGCGGCTGGAGGGCGCGACCACGCTGCCGGTCGGGTTCGGCGGCGAGGAACCGGTGGTCAGCGAGCGGGTGCTGCGGCACGGTGACCGGGTCCTGTGCTTCACCGACGGTCTGGTCGAGGAGCGCGAGGCCGGCGGAGAGCAGTTCGGGGAGGAACAGCTCATCGACTGGGTCGACCGCGTCGAGCGCTCGCAGGACGGGGTGCGGGCCGTGGTGCGGGCGCTCTCCCACATCCTGAAGGAGAAGCGGGGCGGGCACACGAGTGACGACGCCACCCTGTTCCTGATCGAGTGGCGCGGAGACCACGGCACCCCGCCGCCGCGCTCCTGA
- a CDS encoding glycoside hydrolase family 26 protein gives MGRRPSTVQWYVEWEGRQPFPASDAAYVRSRGQTPFITWESWDWTGGATQPAYALSKILAGNFDAYIAQWATAARAFGTTVYLRWGAEMNGNWNPWDPGVNGNTTAQYVAAWKHIRTVFTAVGATNVKWLWTPINQYTDSTPLSEVYPGDEYVDLVGVDGYNWGTSRSGSTWQSFDEVFNPTIATIRTLTVKPLWLTEVGCTERGGDKAAWITAMFAAIARDTRISGLMWFNADKETDWRLWSSPAALSAFRTGIASPLYTSA, from the coding sequence GTGGGGCGGCGCCCCAGCACGGTGCAGTGGTACGTCGAGTGGGAGGGCCGGCAGCCGTTCCCCGCCTCCGACGCCGCCTACGTCCGCTCGCGCGGGCAGACGCCGTTCATCACATGGGAGTCCTGGGACTGGACCGGCGGCGCGACCCAGCCCGCCTACGCACTGTCGAAGATCCTCGCCGGGAACTTCGACGCGTACATCGCGCAGTGGGCGACCGCCGCGAGAGCCTTCGGCACGACCGTCTACCTGCGATGGGGCGCGGAGATGAACGGAAACTGGAACCCGTGGGATCCAGGAGTCAACGGGAACACCACCGCGCAGTACGTCGCGGCGTGGAAGCACATCCGGACGGTCTTCACCGCGGTTGGCGCCACCAACGTGAAATGGCTGTGGACCCCGATCAACCAGTACACCGACTCGACGCCCCTGTCCGAGGTCTACCCGGGCGACGAGTATGTGGACCTGGTGGGCGTCGACGGCTACAACTGGGGCACCTCCCGCAGCGGTAGTACCTGGCAGAGCTTCGATGAGGTCTTCAACCCCACCATCGCCACCATCCGCACCCTCACCGTGAAGCCGCTCTGGCTCACCGAGGTCGGCTGCACGGAGCGGGGCGGCGACAAGGCCGCCTGGATCACGGCGATGTTCGCCGCCATCGCCCGCGACACGCGGATCAGCGGCCTGATGTGGTTCAACGCCGACAAGGAGACCGACTGGCGCCTCTGGTCCTCCCCCGCGGCCCTGAGCGCCTTCCGCACAGGCATCGCCTCCCCGCTCTACACCTCCGCGTAA
- a CDS encoding HD domain-containing protein, with protein MNDEYGELAFPATELAHDTLRHAQALVPAAIFNHSLRTYLYGRLLGERRGLQPDRDYDDELLFLGCVLHDCGLSTEGNGDQRFELDGADLAVSFLTEQGVSPDRTEVVWDAIALHVDREIALRKRPEIALVALGAGFDLGGGPSRLPDGYAERVHRVLPRLHAAAVLHDSIVGQALGKPHKAPLFTMPGELVRQVTGRIWPTWRELSRSSGWNDYDDYRPDSPSVP; from the coding sequence GTGAACGACGAATACGGCGAGCTGGCCTTCCCGGCAACCGAGCTTGCGCACGACACACTGCGACACGCCCAGGCTCTGGTCCCAGCCGCGATCTTCAATCACAGCCTGCGCACCTACCTCTACGGACGCCTTCTCGGTGAGCGGCGTGGTCTTCAGCCGGACCGCGACTACGATGACGAACTGCTCTTCCTGGGATGCGTCCTGCACGACTGTGGGCTCAGTACCGAGGGCAACGGTGACCAGCGGTTCGAGCTGGACGGTGCCGATCTGGCGGTCAGCTTTCTGACCGAGCAGGGGGTATCACCGGACCGAACGGAGGTCGTGTGGGACGCAATCGCGCTACACGTGGACCGTGAGATTGCCTTGCGGAAGCGGCCGGAGATCGCGCTGGTCGCCCTCGGTGCGGGCTTCGATCTGGGCGGTGGCCCGAGCAGACTCCCGGACGGCTACGCGGAACGCGTCCACCGGGTACTGCCCCGTCTGCACGCGGCGGCAGTCCTTCACGACAGCATTGTCGGCCAGGCGCTGGGCAAGCCGCACAAGGCACCACTCTTCACGATGCCAGGCGAGCTCGTCCGCCAGGTGACTGGCCGCATCTGGCCGACCTGGAGAGAACTTTCCCGATCGTCGGGATGGAACGACTACGACGACTACCGCCCTGATTCGCCGAGCGTGCCCTGA
- a CDS encoding DUF5994 family protein, translated as MTVILDRAPTPTTPESTLRLSLAPGGAQAGRLDGAWWPRSRDLLLELPSLAAEIDKRWGRVTRITVNPAQWPVIPRRIPVAGHTVHAGWFTLEQDEHVVTVCSYSPRRLNLLVVPPQTDAVDAARLMTEAADPGNTRTASALLAAGTGGGAAQPKARSDFLPSAVTPADGVGEAGRRAELARSRAASWPVPA; from the coding sequence ATGACTGTGATCCTCGACCGTGCGCCGACGCCGACCACTCCCGAATCCACCCTGCGGCTCTCCCTGGCACCCGGCGGCGCGCAGGCCGGTCGGCTGGACGGGGCCTGGTGGCCCCGGTCGCGTGACCTTCTTCTCGAACTTCCCTCTCTGGCCGCCGAGATCGACAAGCGGTGGGGCCGGGTCACCCGGATCACCGTGAATCCCGCACAGTGGCCGGTCATCCCCCGGCGGATCCCGGTCGCGGGCCACACCGTCCACGCGGGCTGGTTCACCCTCGAACAGGACGAGCACGTGGTCACGGTCTGCTCGTACTCCCCGCGCCGCCTGAACCTGCTGGTCGTCCCGCCGCAGACGGATGCCGTCGATGCCGCCCGGCTGATGACCGAGGCGGCCGACCCCGGGAACACCAGGACCGCGAGCGCCCTGCTCGCCGCCGGGACGGGCGGCGGTGCGGCGCAGCCGAAGGCCCGTTCCGACTTCCTGCCGTCGGCCGTCACACCCGCCGACGGCGTGGGTGAGGCCGGCAGGCGAGCGGAGCTCGCCCGGAGCCGGGCCGCCTCCTGGCCGGTTCCCGCGTAG